In Gemmatimonadales bacterium, the following proteins share a genomic window:
- a CDS encoding fused MFS/spermidine synthase — protein sequence MLELIYGGTLFVGAFLLFVVEPMFAKMVLPLLGGSPAVWNTCVLFFQSMLLLGYLYAHLGPRLLGARRHAAFHLAAVLLSILALPITLHRVGAPPTSGSPVVWLIQVLMVSLGFPFLLLSSTGPLVQQWFGAADRARNPDPYFLYSASNAGSLLGLLAYPAIIEAALPLTAQARVWTLGYALFIALIAGCAYLLWASPSEQLAISVGAESVASRDGPAGTTRSAWLERVMWVALAFVPSSLLLGLTTYVTMDIAAIPLLWVVPFAVYLLTFVIAFARTPLFRRERMVRAQPLFVVPVVVLMFWGPYVATPAFLPFHLTAFFLTAMVCHGELAARRPRPARLTEYYLWLALGGALGGAFNVLIAPNLFTSVLEYPLLLVLACLLRPSAERPSTKLVRNLLVALMAALILVAARHVLIRYDESGARAPVLVWVAEITASCFAAVVCYRARNEPLALAGSLGAIVAAWVIADATQNDLILNERDFYGIHQIRNNDADSTHLLLNGTTKHGAQSLASGRRREPLSYYTRTGPLGDVFREIAATPGRSIAVVGLGTGATAAYGLSGERWTIYEIDPAVERIARDPEYFTYLADSPARMQVVLGDGRLSLTRARDGAFSLIVLDAFSSDAIPVHLLTREALTLYFRKLAPGGVVAFHLSNRYLNLEPVVARLARNIGAAARIRVNTTHKRVDGPTGEDSSVWAVVAPDLGSLGGLSSDHRWRPLRQLPGVDTWTDDFSNVLQVLTIARPF from the coding sequence GTGCTGGAGCTGATATACGGGGGGACCCTCTTCGTGGGAGCGTTCCTGCTTTTCGTGGTCGAACCGATGTTCGCCAAGATGGTGCTCCCGCTGTTGGGCGGGAGCCCTGCAGTGTGGAACACCTGCGTGCTCTTTTTTCAGAGCATGCTCCTCCTCGGATACCTGTACGCTCATCTCGGCCCCCGCCTGCTCGGAGCGCGGCGGCATGCCGCCTTCCACCTGGCGGCCGTCCTGCTGTCGATCTTGGCCTTGCCGATCACGTTGCACCGCGTGGGAGCCCCTCCGACCTCGGGCAGTCCGGTCGTGTGGCTGATCCAGGTTCTGATGGTCTCGCTCGGGTTCCCCTTTCTGCTGCTCTCGAGTACGGGGCCGCTGGTGCAGCAGTGGTTCGGCGCCGCCGATCGCGCGCGGAATCCGGATCCCTATTTCTTGTACTCAGCCAGTAACGCAGGTAGCCTGCTTGGCCTGCTGGCCTACCCCGCGATCATCGAGGCCGCGCTCCCTTTAACCGCCCAAGCGCGGGTGTGGACTCTCGGCTACGCGCTCTTCATCGCACTCATAGCCGGTTGTGCCTACCTGCTCTGGGCCTCCCCTTCGGAACAGCTCGCGATCTCGGTTGGAGCCGAGTCAGTTGCTAGTCGCGACGGGCCGGCTGGGACTACACGGTCGGCCTGGTTGGAGCGCGTGATGTGGGTGGCGCTCGCCTTCGTCCCCTCCAGCTTGCTGCTTGGACTCACGACCTATGTGACCATGGACATCGCGGCGATTCCCTTGCTCTGGGTCGTGCCCTTCGCCGTGTATCTCCTGACCTTTGTGATCGCTTTCGCCCGTACTCCGCTGTTCCGGCGAGAACGAATGGTCCGGGCCCAGCCACTGTTCGTCGTGCCGGTGGTGGTCCTCATGTTCTGGGGGCCGTATGTGGCGACACCTGCATTTCTGCCTTTCCATCTCACGGCATTCTTCCTCACCGCGATGGTCTGCCATGGAGAGTTAGCCGCGCGCCGCCCTCGCCCCGCGCGATTGACCGAGTACTACCTCTGGCTGGCCTTGGGGGGCGCGCTCGGTGGGGCGTTCAACGTCCTCATAGCTCCGAACCTCTTCACCTCGGTGTTGGAATACCCGTTGCTTCTGGTGCTCGCGTGTTTGCTCAGGCCCAGTGCCGAACGGCCTTCGACCAAACTCGTGAGGAACCTGCTAGTCGCCCTGATGGCGGCACTGATTCTCGTGGCCGCGCGACATGTGTTGATCAGGTACGACGAATCGGGCGCGCGCGCCCCTGTGCTGGTGTGGGTCGCAGAGATCACGGCTTCATGTTTCGCGGCGGTGGTGTGCTATCGAGCGCGGAATGAACCTCTCGCCCTTGCGGGCAGCCTGGGGGCCATCGTCGCTGCCTGGGTAATCGCCGACGCCACTCAGAATGATTTGATCTTGAATGAGCGGGACTTTTACGGGATCCATCAAATCAGGAACAACGATGCCGATTCGACCCATCTCTTGCTCAACGGCACGACCAAGCACGGGGCTCAGTCCCTTGCGTCGGGGCGTCGCCGTGAGCCGCTGAGCTATTACACTCGCACGGGACCGTTGGGAGATGTGTTCCGCGAGATCGCGGCAACTCCCGGGCGGTCCATAGCGGTCGTGGGCTTGGGAACCGGAGCCACGGCCGCGTACGGCCTCAGCGGCGAACGGTGGACGATCTATGAGATCGATCCGGCCGTGGAACGCATCGCCCGAGACCCCGAGTACTTCACCTACCTCGCCGACAGCCCCGCCCGAATGCAGGTTGTCCTGGGAGACGGACGCCTATCCTTGACGCGAGCAAGGGATGGTGCCTTCAGCCTGATCGTGCTTGACGCCTTTTCCTCCGATGCGATTCCAGTGCATCTGCTCACCAGGGAAGCCCTGACATTGTATTTCCGAAAGCTGGCGCCTGGCGGAGTAGTGGCGTTTCACTTGAGCAACAGGTACTTGAATCTCGAGCCGGTGGTGGCTCGACTGGCCCGAAACATTGGTGCTGCGGCCCGAATCCGGGTGAATACGACTCACAAGCGAGTCGACGGGCCCACTGGTGAAGACTCCTCCGTCTGGGCGGTTGTCGCGCCCGACCTGGGCTCGTTGGGCGGACTTTCCAGCGACCACAGGTGGAGGCCGCTCAGGCAACTTCCTGGGGTGGACACCTGGACCGACGACTTCTCCAATGTCCTGCAGGTCCTGACCATAGCGAGACCCTTTTGA
- a CDS encoding glycosyltransferase has protein sequence MSSPDVARPRLAIISPVYDDWACLPVLLGRLDQALREIRATADVYLIDDASPLPRPRDLQDSSYEAIRSVWVVRLRRNLGHQRAIAVGLGLVSTLEGYQASLVLDSDGEDRPEDIRQLHSAMRQTDYGAVVFAARTKRTEGWWFRSMYWLFRWSHRMLTGIPVRFGNFSLIPTHLVRSLVLVSDLWNHYAAAVVKARLPHTTVPCVRGGRIAGSSQMNLVTLTTHGLRAFSVFSEEIGTRALLACLALCAVSIVGAVLILVIRFGTALAVPGWATTALAFAVVITLQSLTLAAVFVFYILSSRSFSATLPVREFELFVESREALYTAPIG, from the coding sequence CTGAGCAGCCCCGACGTCGCCCGGCCGAGGCTGGCGATCATTTCACCGGTCTATGATGACTGGGCTTGCTTGCCGGTGCTCCTCGGGCGCCTCGACCAAGCTCTGCGTGAGATCCGGGCCACGGCGGACGTCTATCTGATCGACGACGCTTCGCCGCTGCCGCGCCCGCGAGATCTGCAGGATTCGTCCTATGAAGCGATTCGAAGTGTGTGGGTCGTGCGTCTGAGGCGCAACCTCGGGCACCAGAGGGCGATCGCGGTTGGCTTGGGGCTGGTCAGCACGCTCGAAGGATACCAGGCCTCTCTGGTGCTGGACTCCGATGGAGAGGACCGCCCCGAGGACATTCGACAGCTCCATTCCGCGATGCGGCAGACCGATTACGGCGCGGTCGTCTTCGCTGCCCGCACCAAGCGAACCGAAGGCTGGTGGTTCAGATCCATGTACTGGCTATTCCGCTGGTCTCACCGCATGCTCACGGGCATTCCAGTCCGGTTCGGCAATTTCAGTCTCATCCCCACACACCTGGTTCGCTCCCTCGTTCTCGTCTCTGATCTGTGGAATCACTATGCTGCGGCGGTGGTCAAGGCACGACTACCCCATACGACCGTGCCGTGTGTGAGGGGGGGGCGAATAGCGGGAAGCTCGCAGATGAACCTGGTGACGCTCACCACGCATGGGCTTCGGGCCTTCTCCGTGTTCAGCGAGGAGATTGGAACCCGCGCGTTGCTCGCCTGTCTTGCGTTGTGCGCTGTGTCGATCGTTGGCGCCGTGCTCATCCTGGTCATCCGATTCGGTACCGCACTGGCCGTCCCCGGCTGGGCGACAACAGCGTTGGCGTTCGCTGTTGTGATTACTCTGCAATCTCTCACCCTGGCGGCCGTCTTCGTCTTTTATATTCTCTCGTCTCGGAGCTTCTCCGCGACACTGCCGGTGCGTGAGTTCGAGTTGTTCGTCGAATCGCGAGAGGCACTGTACACCGCCCCGATTGGTTGA
- a CDS encoding dolichyl-phosphate beta-glucosyltransferase: MRDSAAVSVIIPAYEEELRLRRTLLEMVEYFRCRETSAEMIVVDDGSRDGTSAVVHSLSRRYAELRLIRLAQNHGKGYAVRTGVVNARGACVLVADADGATPIAEIERLERALEEGSDVAVGSRASVPGADVRVQRRWYRHVMGRTFHGLVELLTVKGIRDTQCGFKLFRGSIAHDLFSRMRMEGFSFDVELLLMAQRRGYRVAEVPINWVHQPGSKIRVVRDSIRMAADLVAIRTNCLKGEYDRPRITPYDDAAESVLETP, encoded by the coding sequence ATGAGAGATTCCGCCGCGGTCTCCGTCATCATCCCCGCCTATGAGGAGGAGTTGCGCCTCCGTCGCACGCTCCTGGAGATGGTGGAGTACTTCCGCTGCCGGGAAACATCGGCGGAGATGATCGTGGTCGACGATGGCAGCCGGGACGGTACCAGCGCGGTCGTCCACTCGCTGTCGCGCAGGTATGCCGAGCTGCGTCTGATCCGTCTGGCTCAGAATCACGGCAAGGGCTACGCGGTGCGGACCGGCGTCGTCAACGCCCGGGGCGCCTGCGTGCTGGTCGCGGATGCTGACGGCGCCACGCCCATTGCCGAGATCGAACGTCTCGAGCGCGCGTTGGAGGAAGGCAGCGATGTGGCCGTGGGGTCGCGGGCCAGCGTCCCCGGGGCCGACGTGCGAGTCCAGCGCCGCTGGTACCGCCACGTCATGGGCCGCACATTTCATGGCCTAGTCGAGCTGCTCACCGTGAAAGGCATCCGCGACACTCAGTGCGGTTTCAAGCTCTTTCGAGGGTCTATCGCACACGACCTCTTTTCCCGCATGCGAATGGAGGGCTTCAGCTTCGATGTCGAGCTGCTTTTGATGGCTCAGCGGCGAGGCTACCGGGTCGCCGAGGTGCCCATCAACTGGGTGCACCAGCCCGGCTCCAAGATTCGGGTGGTGCGGGACTCGATCCGGATGGCGGCCGATCTCGTCGCGATCCGAACCAACTGTCTCAAAGGGGAATACGATCGGCCGCGCATCACCCCATATGATGACGCGGCCGAGTCGGTGCTGGAGACTCCCTGA
- a CDS encoding Yip1 family protein, whose product MALIDRVKAILLTPATEWQVIDGEATTPGQLYAGYIAPLAAIGPIAGVIGFSVFGFRVPFTGTVWRVPIGTALAGAVVRYVLTLIAVYVLALIIDALAPTFDGTKSQMQALKVAAYSSTASWVAGIFAVLPALSVLGILGLYSIYLLYLGLPVLMKAPKEKAMGYTVVVILAGIVLFMIIGAVAGRFVGMPMGGMMGR is encoded by the coding sequence ATGGCCCTGATCGACCGCGTCAAGGCGATCCTGCTGACGCCCGCAACGGAGTGGCAGGTGATCGACGGCGAGGCCACTACACCGGGTCAGCTCTACGCCGGGTACATCGCCCCGCTGGCGGCGATCGGGCCGATCGCGGGGGTGATCGGATTCTCGGTGTTCGGGTTCCGGGTGCCGTTCACCGGCACCGTGTGGCGGGTGCCGATCGGGACTGCCCTGGCCGGGGCGGTGGTGCGCTACGTCCTCACGCTCATCGCGGTGTATGTTCTGGCACTCATCATCGACGCGCTGGCGCCGACGTTCGACGGGACCAAGAGCCAGATGCAGGCGCTCAAGGTGGCAGCGTACTCCAGCACGGCAAGCTGGGTGGCGGGAATCTTCGCGGTGCTGCCTGCGCTCAGCGTGCTGGGGATCCTGGGGCTCTACAGCATCTATCTGCTGTACCTGGGGCTGCCGGTGCTGATGAAGGCGCCGAAGGAGAAGGCGATGGGGTACACGGTCGTGGTGATTCTCGCGGGCATCGTGCTGTTCATGATCATCGGGGCTGTGGCGGGGCGGTTCGTGGGGATGCCGATGGGGGGGATGATGGGACGGTGA
- a CDS encoding M28 family peptidase produces the protein MPLPRLPNAVVRAAAAIALLPLLACGHAAPGAEVPAPAAATATEITPADLKTRLYIYADDSMEGRLSGTVGDVKATDYIAAEAERLGLTPAGDNGSFFQTVPLVRRMVTSDSRLSVEGVPLAIWTDVLPRDQGKGARALDGVQTVFGGTVGDSSAPIISPDEAAGKLVVISAAPQPGGAPTGAVNRAAVTSQFATAAGIAVTTLDAIAASERASLREAGAQLAVSDAKPTPTFFYVTSKAASTLLGEPVAEAKPGDPGATVHGNLHFADMPAPAPARNVVAILPGTDPKLGNELVAIGAHNDHIGIQPLAEDHDSLRAWNTVMRPEGIGSSPGTPTVAQTTRIRAMLDSLRKLRPPRPDSIANGADDDGSGTVTVLEIAEAMAQGPAHPRRSVLFVWHTGEELGLLGSDWFTRHPTVTRDSIVAQLNIDMVGRGDATDIQGGGPGYLQLIGSRRLSTELGDIVERVNREGKHGFLFDYTYDADGEPHNYYCRSDHYMYARFGIPITFFTTGAHMDYHEVTDEPQYIDYAKMARVAGLIQDVALAVADLDHAVVVDKPKPDPNGGCRQ, from the coding sequence GTGCCCCTGCCCCGTCTGCCGAACGCCGTCGTGCGCGCTGCCGCCGCGATAGCGCTCCTCCCCCTCCTCGCCTGTGGCCACGCCGCGCCCGGCGCCGAGGTGCCCGCCCCTGCCGCCGCTACCGCCACCGAGATCACCCCCGCCGACCTCAAGACTCGGCTCTACATCTACGCCGACGACTCGATGGAAGGCCGGTTGAGCGGCACGGTGGGCGACGTGAAGGCGACGGACTACATCGCCGCCGAGGCCGAGCGACTGGGGCTCACGCCCGCGGGCGACAACGGGAGCTTCTTCCAGACGGTCCCGCTGGTGCGTCGGATGGTGACCTCCGACTCCCGGCTCTCGGTCGAAGGCGTCCCCCTCGCCATCTGGACCGACGTCCTCCCGCGGGACCAGGGAAAGGGGGCCCGAGCGCTCGACGGCGTCCAGACGGTCTTCGGCGGCACCGTGGGCGACAGCTCGGCGCCGATCATCTCGCCGGACGAGGCCGCCGGGAAGCTGGTGGTGATTTCCGCGGCGCCCCAGCCTGGTGGCGCGCCCACCGGCGCCGTCAACCGCGCGGCGGTCACCAGCCAGTTCGCCACCGCGGCGGGAATCGCGGTGACGACACTCGACGCGATCGCCGCCTCGGAGCGGGCGTCGTTGCGGGAGGCGGGCGCCCAGCTCGCCGTGTCGGACGCCAAGCCGACGCCCACCTTCTTCTACGTGACCTCCAAGGCCGCCAGCACGCTCCTGGGCGAGCCTGTCGCTGAGGCCAAGCCCGGCGATCCCGGGGCCACGGTGCACGGCAACCTCCACTTCGCCGACATGCCGGCCCCCGCGCCCGCTCGGAACGTCGTCGCGATTCTGCCGGGCACCGACCCCAAGCTGGGCAACGAGCTGGTGGCCATCGGCGCCCACAACGATCACATCGGCATCCAGCCCTTGGCTGAGGATCACGACTCGCTCCGGGCCTGGAACACCGTGATGCGCCCCGAAGGCATCGGCAGCTCGCCGGGCACGCCCACGGTGGCCCAGACCACCCGGATCCGTGCCATGCTCGACAGCCTGCGCAAGCTCCGCCCGCCTCGCCCGGACTCCATCGCCAACGGCGCCGACGACGACGGCAGCGGCACGGTGACCGTGCTGGAGATCGCCGAGGCGATGGCCCAGGGCCCGGCCCACCCCAGGCGCTCGGTCCTCTTCGTCTGGCACACCGGCGAAGAGCTCGGCCTGCTCGGCTCCGACTGGTTCACCCGCCATCCTACGGTCACCCGCGACTCCATCGTGGCCCAGCTCAACATCGACATGGTCGGCCGGGGCGACGCGACTGACATCCAGGGCGGCGGCCCCGGCTACCTCCAGCTCATCGGCAGCCGCCGGCTTTCCACCGAGCTGGGCGACATCGTGGAGCGGGTGAATCGGGAGGGGAAGCACGGCTTCCTATTCGACTACACCTACGACGCCGACGGCGAGCCCCACAACTACTATTGCCGCAGCGACCACTACATGTACGCCCGATTCGGCATCCCGATCACCTTTTTTACGACGGGCGCGCACATGGACTACCACGAGGTGACGGACGAGCCGCAGTACATCGACTACGCCAAGATGGCCCGGGTGGCGGGGCTCATCCAGGACGTGGCGCTGGCCGTGGCGGATCTCGACCACGCCGTGGTGGTGGACAAGCCGAAGCCGGATCCGAATGGGGGGTGTAGGCAGTAG
- a CDS encoding protease complex subunit PrcB family protein gives MAARQLAPLVLLLAGCHSGQITPAGGPAPDAPAGGNGPVTTSPGPTSAPAPTPPVAPGSPSPASAGIPPGDSLPIREIGHWQYAQVDDQPRRLVIQDPVTWTRFWNQLGADGAQPVIDFKRELLVAVTQGRQPHGGVEVQVERAVRSGDALTIGVLERSPGPDCMTTEVITHPTQVVALPAAGVKRWTFVERKEIRSCG, from the coding sequence ATGGCCGCCAGACAGCTTGCCCCGTTGGTACTCCTTCTCGCCGGCTGCCACAGCGGACAGATCACGCCCGCGGGTGGACCCGCCCCCGATGCGCCGGCCGGCGGCAACGGCCCGGTCACCACGTCGCCTGGCCCCACCTCGGCCCCCGCTCCGACACCGCCGGTCGCTCCGGGCAGCCCCTCACCCGCCTCTGCCGGAATCCCTCCGGGCGACAGCCTCCCCATCCGGGAGATCGGCCACTGGCAATACGCCCAGGTGGACGACCAGCCCCGGCGGCTGGTCATCCAGGATCCGGTCACCTGGACCCGTTTCTGGAACCAGCTCGGCGCCGACGGCGCCCAGCCGGTGATCGACTTCAAACGCGAGCTGCTGGTGGCCGTGACCCAGGGCCGGCAGCCTCACGGGGGCGTCGAGGTGCAGGTCGAGCGGGCGGTCCGGTCGGGCGACGCGCTGACGATCGGAGTGCTCGAGCGGTCACCCGGGCCCGACTGCATGACCACCGAAGTGATCACTCACCCCACCCAGGTGGTGGCACTGCCCGCCGCCGGAGTGAAACGCTGGACCTTCGTGGAGCGCAAGGAGATCCGGAGCTGCGGGTGA
- a CDS encoding S9 family peptidase, with the protein MSSQPTRSNPSRALPALAHAPGGPLELERPKPTLVPSEPALPPVARAAARVDTVHGEVRIDEYFWLRNREDPEVLAYLEAENRYTEAMMRHTEPLQERLFREMRGRIKETDLSVPERLDGWLYYSRTMEGAQYPMLCRRPAAEGDATDDGAEEVLLDQNPLAEGHAYFRLGTHEVSPDHTLLAYAVDTSGAEAFTLYVKDLATGELLAETIGNVSPSVAWANDSRTLFYVVLDEARRPCRLYRHRLGENPVEDVLVHFEPDEAFFLDISRSGSREYLLLDLGSHSTSEVRYASADRPEESFRVVEPRRAGIEYTVTHHGSRFLITTNDDAPNFRLVSAPVENPGKAAWTEVLPHRPAVKLDSTDAFRDHLVVYEREAGLRQIRVLPLAGGAYLIPFPEPVYTIRQHENPEFDTSLLRFSYTSMVTPNAVVDWDMAARTWTVRKQTEVLGGYDPSQYRTERLFATAPDGERVPVSLVYRLPLAPGERRPLLLNGYGAYGVSFDPAFSSSSLSLLDRGFIVAIAHVRGGEEMGRAWYEGGKLLKKPNSFTDFIAAAEHLIAAGFTSADRLVVTGGSAGGLLMGAVANLRPDLFRAVLAEVPFVDVVNTMLDATLPLTVIEYDEWGNPNHPAAYACIRSYSPYDNVESKDYPHMLVTAGLNDPRVAYWEPAKWTARLRARKTDGNRLLLKTNMGAGHGGASGRWDYLREVAFKYAFVLDVVGMGAG; encoded by the coding sequence ATGTCGTCCCAGCCAACCCGCAGCAATCCCAGCCGCGCTCTGCCCGCGCTCGCCCATGCGCCCGGCGGACCACTGGAGCTCGAACGGCCGAAACCCACACTGGTCCCGTCCGAGCCGGCGCTGCCGCCGGTGGCGCGCGCCGCGGCGCGGGTCGACACGGTGCACGGCGAGGTGCGGATCGACGAGTACTTCTGGCTCCGCAATCGCGAGGATCCCGAGGTCCTCGCCTACCTCGAGGCGGAGAACCGCTACACCGAAGCGATGATGCGGCACACCGAGCCGCTGCAGGAACGGCTCTTCCGGGAAATGCGTGGGCGGATCAAGGAGACCGACCTCTCGGTGCCGGAACGGCTCGACGGCTGGCTCTACTACTCTCGCACCATGGAAGGGGCGCAGTATCCCATGCTATGCCGCCGCCCGGCCGCGGAGGGGGACGCCACGGACGACGGCGCCGAAGAGGTGCTGCTGGACCAGAATCCGTTGGCGGAGGGGCACGCCTACTTCCGGTTGGGCACTCATGAGGTGAGTCCGGATCACACGCTGCTGGCCTATGCCGTCGACACCAGCGGCGCGGAGGCGTTCACCCTTTACGTCAAAGACCTGGCGACCGGCGAACTGCTGGCAGAGACCATCGGCAACGTGTCGCCCAGCGTCGCCTGGGCCAACGACAGCCGGACTCTGTTCTACGTGGTGCTGGACGAGGCGCGCCGGCCCTGCCGACTCTACCGCCATCGACTGGGGGAGAACCCGGTCGAGGACGTGCTGGTCCACTTCGAGCCGGACGAGGCCTTCTTTCTCGACATCAGCCGGAGCGGCAGCCGGGAGTACCTGCTGCTCGACCTGGGCAGCCACTCTACCTCCGAGGTCCGCTATGCCAGCGCCGACCGTCCGGAGGAGTCGTTCCGGGTGGTCGAGCCGCGCCGCGCCGGCATCGAGTACACCGTGACCCACCACGGCTCCCGCTTCCTGATCACCACGAACGACGACGCTCCCAACTTCCGCCTCGTCTCCGCCCCGGTGGAGAACCCCGGCAAGGCGGCGTGGACCGAAGTCCTGCCACACCGGCCGGCGGTCAAGCTGGACTCGACCGATGCGTTCCGCGATCACTTGGTGGTGTACGAGCGGGAGGCGGGACTGCGCCAGATCCGCGTGCTGCCGCTCGCGGGCGGCGCGTATCTCATCCCCTTCCCCGAGCCGGTGTACACCATCCGGCAGCACGAGAACCCCGAGTTCGACACCAGTCTGCTCCGCTTCTCCTACACCTCGATGGTCACGCCCAACGCTGTGGTCGACTGGGACATGGCGGCGCGCACCTGGACCGTCCGGAAGCAGACCGAGGTGTTGGGGGGCTACGACCCGAGCCAGTACCGGACCGAGCGGCTCTTCGCCACGGCGCCGGACGGCGAGCGAGTGCCGGTGTCCCTGGTCTACCGGCTGCCGCTGGCGCCGGGCGAGCGGCGGCCGCTCCTGCTCAACGGCTACGGCGCCTACGGGGTGAGTTTCGACCCGGCGTTCTCCTCGAGCAGCCTGTCGCTGCTCGACCGGGGGTTCATCGTGGCAATCGCCCACGTGCGCGGGGGCGAGGAGATGGGGCGGGCCTGGTACGAGGGGGGGAAGCTGCTCAAGAAGCCCAACAGCTTCACCGACTTCATCGCCGCCGCCGAGCACCTGATTGCCGCCGGCTTCACTTCGGCCGACCGGCTGGTGGTCACCGGCGGGAGCGCGGGCGGTCTCCTGATGGGTGCCGTGGCCAACCTCCGGCCCGACCTGTTCCGCGCGGTGCTGGCCGAGGTGCCGTTCGTGGACGTGGTGAACACCATGCTGGACGCCACGCTGCCGCTCACGGTGATCGAGTACGACGAGTGGGGCAATCCCAACCACCCCGCGGCGTACGCCTGCATCCGCTCCTACTCGCCGTACGACAACGTGGAGTCCAAGGACTATCCCCACATGCTGGTGACGGCGGGCCTCAACGACCCGCGGGTGGCCTACTGGGAGCCCGCCAAATGGACGGCCCGCCTCCGGGCCCGCAAGACCGACGGCAACCGACTGCTGCTCAAGACCAACATGGGCGCGGGGCACGGCGGCGCGTCGGGACGGTGGGATTATTTGCGGGAGGTGGCGTTCAAGTACGCGTTTGTGCTGGATGTGGTGGGGATGGGGGCAGGGTGA
- a CDS encoding NAD(P)/FAD-dependent oxidoreductase, translating into MSAGKATNSGNGDGRATTRIVVLGSGFGGLAAARHLDRLFRGRPGVEITLVSRDNFFVLTPLLFEACSGRLELRHCAQPVRPTLRRVRFLEAMIEQVDVERRVVRAMAGDGARELPYDQLVVALGAETNETLIPGSPRAFTFKTMADALLLRNHVIEQFERADAAADPELRRRCLTFVVIGGGLVGVELLGELTAFAEDVLRYYPRLRREELRFHLFEATERILPEVDPKLAAVAMRVLQRRGADIRASTPVRAIEPGRIHLADATLETETVVLAAGTVPTAAATRIPVAHDRRGRIDVDGTMRSRSHPEVWALGDCAAIPGPDGRPYPALAQHAVREARQVARNVAAAVQGRSPTPFVFGGLGIMASLGHSRAVAQVLRVRLTGFPAWWFRRTYYLLQMPRWDRRLRIVLDWTVALFFRPDITKVEIGGEERGGADPEAPSRSESAAPNAWRFAGRP; encoded by the coding sequence ATGAGCGCAGGTAAAGCAACGAACAGCGGGAATGGTGACGGCCGGGCGACGACCCGGATCGTGGTGCTGGGCAGCGGATTCGGCGGGCTGGCGGCCGCACGCCACCTGGACCGGCTGTTCCGAGGGCGGCCGGGAGTCGAGATCACCCTGGTGAGCCGGGACAACTTCTTCGTACTCACGCCCCTCCTGTTCGAGGCGTGCTCCGGGCGGCTGGAGTTGCGGCACTGCGCGCAGCCCGTCCGTCCCACCCTGCGCCGGGTGCGCTTCCTGGAGGCCATGATCGAGCAGGTGGACGTCGAGCGGCGGGTAGTCCGGGCCATGGCGGGCGACGGCGCCCGCGAGCTCCCCTACGACCAGCTCGTCGTCGCGCTCGGCGCCGAGACCAACGAGACGTTGATCCCGGGCTCGCCGCGCGCCTTCACCTTCAAGACGATGGCGGACGCGCTCCTGCTCCGGAACCATGTGATCGAGCAGTTCGAGCGCGCTGATGCGGCCGCCGACCCCGAGCTTCGGCGACGGTGTCTCACCTTCGTCGTGATCGGCGGAGGCCTGGTGGGGGTCGAGCTGTTGGGCGAGCTCACCGCGTTCGCCGAGGACGTCCTGCGCTACTATCCGCGGCTCCGGCGCGAGGAGCTGCGGTTCCACCTGTTCGAGGCCACCGAGCGCATCCTGCCGGAAGTCGACCCGAAGCTGGCGGCCGTGGCCATGCGGGTGCTCCAGCGGCGGGGTGCCGACATCCGGGCCTCCACGCCGGTGCGCGCGATCGAGCCGGGGCGGATCCACCTGGCGGACGCGACGCTCGAGACGGAGACCGTAGTCCTGGCGGCGGGGACCGTGCCGACCGCGGCCGCCACCCGCATCCCGGTGGCGCACGACCGGCGGGGCCGGATCGACGTCGACGGGACCATGCGGAGCCGGAGTCATCCCGAGGTGTGGGCACTGGGCGATTGCGCCGCGATTCCAGGACCGGACGGCCGCCCCTATCCGGCGCTCGCGCAGCACGCGGTCCGGGAGGCTCGACAGGTGGCGCGAAACGTGGCCGCCGCCGTCCAGGGGCGAAGCCCGACGCCATTCGTGTTCGGGGGGCTCGGAATCATGGCCTCGCTGGGCCACTCGCGGGCGGTGGCCCAGGTCCTGCGCGTGAGGCTCACGGGCTTCCCGGCCTGGTGGTTCCGGCGGACGTACTACCTGCTGCAGATGCCGCGGTGGGACCGGCGGCTGCGGATCGTCCTCGACTGGACGGTGGCGCTGTTCTTTCGGCCGGACATCACGAAGGTCGAGATCGGAGGGGAGGAGAGAGGTGGGGCTGATCCAGAGGCGCCCTCTCGAAGTGAAAGCGCGGCGCCAAATGCATGGAGGTTTGCAGGTCGTCCGTGA